From Aedes albopictus strain Foshan chromosome 1, AalbF5, whole genome shotgun sequence, one genomic window encodes:
- the LOC115257625 gene encoding uncharacterized protein LOC115257625, with amino-acid sequence MCRVAVFGLVVAALVFPAAAESDQAATLLDYRNSFISYERKGLDSCPITYYRETCTDYAHIVLIKKFGEIESWEDPLCLGAFISERFVLTKASCIRPNGAAELKLYSANNLHEELFLASVHHHPDFGLAEGNDLAVLKLNASVGFSKNVAAACLWDADSIDLYSKVQEMDFDSSMMKPMYNSTVCTGEAKNKCLKSAQQLWCQRKSPVGFLQIRQLGQHKMHPMIASLGCNGDNEIVPLAKHLPWIREVTKSTNLEYNYTDVGLGEKCFKSQNVTGVCLPLESCPKAFKNIKDIKKNQSVNPCGFDGNDVLVCCTTEDMLKGPDTEARFQDIVQEIEECEMLYDEFRRTPEEHQLHSQMAIIDGHESTNCSATLITARYLLTSAQCVLGLDLKKSTVWLGLGNDIENVVQKNEIYSVVPHPKFTSKSNHYNVAVVKLRHPVLIHTSSVPACLWRDKAKMPADFSAVSIHGPEQSPTAVGASAMYYSDCRRLFNPDLIPSEMCVLYQGQQQCEPKDHYDQCRQPGSGLFSNLYYGNDMKPVTYVVGIYNSGYQCDKGGPALYTRVSEYFEWIKSVVYLDSQIGE; translated from the exons ATGTGTCGGGTTGCAGTATTTGGTCTGGTAGTAGCCGCACTGGTATTTCCCG CGGCTGCCGAAAGTGATCAAGCAGCCACTTTGCTGGactataggaattctttcatcTCTTACGAACGGAAAGGGCTGGACT CATGCCCCATTACGTACTACCGGGAAACCTGTACCGATTATGCACACATCGTTTTGAttaaaaaatttggagaaatcgaATCATGGGAAGATCCCCTTTGCCTCGGTGCATTCATATCGGAACGATTCGTTCTCACGAAGGCCAGTTGCATCCGCCCAAATGGTGCCGCCGAGTTGAAATTGTACTCTGCTAACAATCTTCACGAGGAGCTGTTTTTGGCCTCTGTTCATCATCATCCGGACTTTGGGCTTGCCGAGGGAAACGATTTGGCTGTCCTGAAACTGAACGCGTCCGTTGG CTTTAGTAAAAATGTTGCCGCAGCGTGCCTCTGGGATGCAGACTCCATAGATTTGTACTCCAAGGTTCAAGAAATGGATTTTG ATTCTAGTATGATGAAACCAATGTACAATTCGACAGTATGTACAGGAGAGGCCAAAAACAAATGTCTCAAATCGGCCCAGCAGCTGTGGTGTCAAAGG AAATCGCCCGTAGGATTTCTGCAAATTCGACAATTAGGCCAGcacaaaatgcaccccatgattGCCAGCTTGGGTTGCAACGGTGATAACGAGATTGTTCCATTGGCGAAGCACTTGCCGTGGATTAGAGAGGTGACGAAAAGTACTAATTTGGAATACAACTACACGGATGTTGGATTGGGAGAGAAGTGTTTCAAAAGTCAGAATGTTACGGGGGTTTGCCTGCCACTCGAGTCTTGTCCGAAGGCTTTTAAGAATATTAAGGATATCAAGAAAAATCAATCCGTGAATCCGTGCGGGTTTGATGGCAACGACGTGTTAGTTTGTTGTACCACAGAAGACATGCTGAAGGGACCTGACACGGAGGCTCGGTTCCAAGATATTGTCCAGGAAATCGAGGAATGCGAAATGTTGTACGACGAGTTCAGACGAACCCCGGAAGAGCATCAGCTACATTCCCAGATGGCCATTATTGACGGTCATGAATCGACAAATTGCAGTGCAACATTAATCACTGCTCGGTATCTTCTTACGTCGGCGCAATGTGTGCTTGG CTTGGATCTCAAAAAGTCGACAGTTTGGCTCGGTCTGGGAAACGACATCGAAAATGTGGTTCAGAAAAATGAAATCTACTCTGTGGTGCCGCATCCCAAGTTCACGTCGAAGTCAAACCACTACAACGTGGCAGTGGTCAAATTGCGCCATCCTGTGCTGATACACACCTCTAGCGTACCGGCCTGCTTATGGCGAGATAAGGCTAAAATGCCTGCTGACTTCAGTGCCGTTAGCATCCACGGGCCGGAACAAAGTCCTACTGCAGTGGGAGCCAGCGCAATGTACTACAGTGATTGTCGCCGACTGTTTAACCCAGATCTGATCCCATCGGAAATGTGCGTCCTCTATCAGGGCCAGCAGCAGTGTGAGCCAAAGGACCACTATGATCAGTGTCGACAGCCCGGAAGTGGACTGTTCTCGAATCTTTACTACGGGAACGACATGAAACCGGTGACGTACGTCGTTGGAATCTACAACAGTGGATATCAATGCGACAAAGGGGGACCAGCTTTGTACACGCGAGTGAGTGAGTATTTCGAGTGGATTAAGAGCGTAGTTTATTTGGACTCCCAAATTGGTGAATAA